From Nitrosopumilus zosterae, the proteins below share one genomic window:
- a CDS encoding ATPase domain-containing protein, with the protein MISTGLQKLDEFLSGGISGGIIVDIFGGNGTGKTQFLLQLCMNSIKNGGNVLYLDTTGGFRPERILEIQKQSEIEFDFLDKITVSRIRNTSEQIKSINNFKKNHFSLIVIDNITDLFSYEYKNEESIFEKNSLFMKYMNQLSKFAINNKIPIVITNMIRILEGQEVENMKSAIDPFTHIKIHLSKKSSKFEGQIYSAFDKQYFSYSINTLGLTNNSEDI; encoded by the coding sequence ATGATCTCTACTGGTTTACAAAAATTAGATGAATTCTTGTCTGGAGGAATTTCTGGTGGCATAATTGTTGATATTTTTGGTGGCAATGGGACTGGAAAAACTCAGTTTCTCTTACAATTATGTATGAATTCAATCAAAAATGGTGGAAATGTTTTGTATTTGGATACTACCGGAGGGTTTAGACCTGAAAGAATTTTGGAAATTCAAAAACAATCTGAAATAGAATTTGATTTTCTTGACAAAATTACAGTCTCTAGAATAAGAAATACTTCGGAACAAATTAAATCAATTAATAATTTTAAAAAAAATCATTTCTCATTAATAGTCATTGATAATATCACTGATTTATTTTCATATGAATACAAAAATGAAGAATCTATATTTGAAAAAAATTCGTTGTTTATGAAATACATGAATCAACTATCAAAATTTGCAATTAATAATAAAATTCCAATTGTAATTACTAATATGATTAGAATTCTTGAAGGTCAAGAAGTTGAAAATATGAAAAGTGCCATTGATCCTTTTACACATATCAAAATCCATCTTTCTAAGAAATCCTCAAAATTTGAAGGTCAAATCTACTCAGCATTTGATAAACAGTACTTTTCATATTCAATCAATACCTTGGGACTAACTAATAATTCTGAAGATATTTAA
- a CDS encoding DEAD/DEAH box helicase, with translation MKDYKETQQTNQILESLFTKFGFSKLTEIQKQASPFILQKKDCLVVAPTGSGKTECSVIPIFSILKKSKKQGKIKALYITPLRALNRDVFRRITKYAHENELSIEIRHGDTTQKDRKKITDNPPDILITTPETLVILLTQIKMLDALSDLEWIIIDEVHELLSSERGAQLSLSIERLEFNSKFPLTKIGLSATVGNFEEAGKFVVGTKRKCEIIRDTSVRKYDVEIKYVEGTISDVAEKIVEYVLELELDSPVLLFTNTRGEAEFLASILKDKSSIPIELHHGSLSKEVREETESTLREGKRGIVVCTSSLELGLDIGSVELVIHYGSPRQVSKFVQRIGRSRHNRDASAQGLIITNNSDDEFEAQAILDRIKEGSIEEQKIHDGSLDVLAHHLVGLTMQCGEISIEQAFDLVTKAYPFRNLQIKDLIDVLDLLDSNYLIFFDRTKMTFWKKGRSFKYYFENLSTIPDILKFKVFDSVGKKIIGSLDQRFVGDFGDSGNIFVLKGSQWRILNVDEKSFTVNVEPFRGGGITVPYWEGESIPIDYKTARKVGEFRSKTKNGSLVLNNKLIEKLNFDIIPDENNIVVESSRSQGSIVIHSCFGTKINSTLSTLLSSFLSSLLGSIVDSRSDGYRIVLSSRSRISEKLFTEVIKDDYDLHSIIGASLAGTHNINWRTWCVAKKFGIVGRGAIYERKSARFLYERYSKTALVREALRELFHDKYDLKNSDKILKKIRENEIHIKWLEVDQFSKLAEPILDHTTKYYSSPANLDKGILDLVKTRLQKTKHRLICARCGKWERLVETHEVKNILICPYCKGRQITATYHSDYDLPKIIRKKHEGKKLSADEKHKYDRAWKVSSLVENFGKIAITVMSGYGVGADTAARILRNMVDEEHLFKQIYEAERQYVVTRGFWDS, from the coding sequence ATGAAAGATTACAAAGAAACACAACAGACAAATCAGATTCTTGAATCTTTATTTACAAAATTTGGATTTTCTAAATTAACTGAAATTCAGAAGCAAGCTTCACCTTTTATTCTACAAAAAAAAGACTGTCTAGTTGTTGCCCCAACTGGTTCCGGAAAAACAGAATGTTCTGTCATTCCTATTTTTTCAATTTTGAAAAAATCAAAAAAACAAGGCAAAATCAAAGCTCTCTATATTACTCCCCTGCGCGCATTAAATCGCGATGTTTTTAGAAGAATTACAAAATATGCCCACGAAAATGAACTGTCTATTGAAATCCGGCATGGGGATACAACACAAAAAGATAGGAAAAAAATCACTGACAATCCTCCAGACATTCTAATCACAACACCAGAAACTCTTGTCATACTTTTGACCCAAATTAAAATGCTTGATGCATTATCTGATTTGGAATGGATAATAATTGATGAAGTTCATGAACTACTTTCTAGTGAAAGAGGCGCTCAACTATCACTTAGTATTGAAAGATTGGAATTTAACTCTAAATTCCCTCTCACAAAAATAGGTTTATCTGCTACAGTAGGGAATTTTGAAGAAGCGGGAAAATTTGTTGTTGGTACTAAAAGAAAGTGTGAGATTATTAGAGATACATCTGTACGAAAATATGACGTTGAAATAAAATATGTGGAAGGCACAATCTCTGATGTTGCTGAAAAAATTGTTGAATATGTTTTAGAGTTAGAATTAGATTCCCCTGTGCTTTTATTTACTAATACGAGAGGAGAGGCAGAATTTCTGGCTTCAATTTTGAAAGATAAATCTTCAATCCCTATTGAATTACATCACGGTTCACTCTCAAAAGAGGTTAGAGAGGAAACTGAATCTACTTTGCGTGAAGGAAAACGTGGAATTGTTGTCTGTACCTCTTCATTGGAATTAGGCCTGGATATTGGTTCTGTTGAATTAGTAATTCATTACGGTTCGCCTAGACAAGTTTCAAAATTTGTACAAAGAATAGGAAGAAGCAGGCATAATCGTGATGCGTCAGCTCAAGGATTAATCATAACTAATAATTCTGATGATGAATTTGAGGCACAAGCAATACTTGATCGTATTAAAGAAGGTTCAATTGAAGAACAAAAAATTCATGATGGCTCACTTGATGTCTTAGCTCATCATTTAGTTGGACTGACAATGCAATGTGGTGAAATTTCAATCGAACAAGCTTTTGATTTAGTTACAAAAGCATATCCGTTCAGGAATTTGCAAATCAAAGATCTTATAGATGTGCTAGATTTGCTTGATTCCAATTATTTGATATTTTTTGATCGAACAAAAATGACTTTTTGGAAGAAGGGACGTTCATTCAAATATTATTTTGAGAATCTTTCTACGATTCCAGATATTTTAAAATTCAAAGTTTTTGACAGTGTGGGTAAAAAAATCATTGGATCATTAGATCAAAGATTTGTTGGCGATTTTGGGGATTCTGGAAATATTTTTGTTTTAAAAGGATCGCAGTGGAGAATTTTGAACGTCGATGAAAAATCATTCACTGTAAATGTTGAGCCCTTTCGAGGAGGTGGCATAACTGTACCTTACTGGGAAGGTGAAAGTATTCCTATTGATTATAAAACTGCAAGAAAAGTAGGTGAATTCCGTAGTAAAACAAAGAATGGTTCTCTTGTGTTAAACAATAAACTTATTGAGAAATTAAATTTTGATATAATACCTGACGAAAATAACATTGTTGTTGAATCAAGCAGATCTCAAGGTTCAATAGTAATTCATTCGTGTTTTGGAACTAAAATCAATTCTACTTTATCTACTCTGCTTTCCTCATTTCTTTCTTCATTATTAGGTTCAATAGTTGATTCACGTTCTGATGGTTATAGAATTGTTTTATCTTCAAGATCACGTATTTCAGAAAAACTTTTCACTGAAGTTATAAAAGATGACTATGATCTACACTCTATTATTGGTGCATCTTTAGCAGGAACTCATAATATAAATTGGCGAACTTGGTGTGTTGCTAAAAAATTTGGCATCGTGGGACGTGGAGCAATCTATGAAAGAAAATCTGCCCGATTTTTGTATGAGCGATATTCCAAAACTGCACTTGTACGTGAAGCACTACGTGAATTGTTTCATGACAAATATGATCTTAAAAACTCTGATAAAATATTAAAAAAAATTCGTGAGAATGAAATTCATATAAAGTGGTTAGAAGTTGATCAATTTTCTAAATTAGCAGAGCCGATATTGGATCATACAACGAAATATTACTCATCTCCTGCTAATCTTGATAAAGGCATTCTTGATCTTGTAAAAACTCGCCTTCAGAAAACAAAACATCGCCTAATTTGTGCCCGGTGTGGTAAATGGGAGCGTTTAGTTGAAACACATGAAGTAAAAAATATCCTTATCTGTCCTTATTGTAAAGGAAGGCAAATCACAGCCACCTATCACTCTGATTATGATCTTCCAAAAATTATTCGAAAAAAACATGAAGGAAAAAAACTATCTGCTGATGAAAAACACAAGTATGATCGTGCTTGGAAAGTCTCATCTCTGGTGGAAAATTTTGGTAAAATTGCCATTACTGTAATGTCTGGATATGGAGTCGGCGCAGATACTGCCGCAAGAATTTTACGCAATATGGTTGATGAAGAACATCTCTTTAAACAAATCTACGAGGCAGAGAGACAATATGTTGTAACGAGAGGTTTTTGGGATTCTTAA
- the metK gene encoding methionine adenosyltransferase, producing MTNSFLFTSESVTEGHPDKICDNISDAFLDEFLKQDPDSRVAVETMVTTDFVAVAGEVTSKANFDKKAQEELVRKTIRDIGYNNKDLMFDTETCEVTLRLHSQSPDISQGVTATKEKEQGAGDQGLMFGYATNETKELMPMPILLSQKLAQKLAEVRKNNILPWARPDGKTQVSVRYEDNKPIRIETVVVSTQHAPEISQEEIAKEVIDKVIKPVLGNLWNDEIKIHINPTGKFVIGGPHGDAGLTGRKIIVDTYGGFGRHGGGAFSGKDPSKVDRSACYMCRYIAKNLVAAELADRCEVQLAYAIGVAEPVSLYVNTFGTNKIPENEIEKLVRKNFDMKPSGIISQLDLKRPIYKKTASYGHFGRNEPEFTWEKTDKAETLKQSAGL from the coding sequence ATGACCAATAGTTTTCTATTTACATCTGAATCAGTAACAGAAGGACATCCAGATAAAATATGTGACAATATTTCTGATGCATTCTTAGATGAGTTTCTAAAACAAGATCCAGATTCAAGAGTGGCAGTGGAGACAATGGTCACCACAGATTTTGTAGCAGTTGCAGGAGAGGTAACATCTAAAGCAAATTTTGATAAAAAAGCTCAAGAAGAATTAGTTAGAAAAACAATTAGGGATATCGGATATAACAACAAAGACTTGATGTTTGATACAGAAACTTGTGAAGTGACTTTGCGTCTTCATTCCCAAAGTCCAGACATCAGTCAGGGCGTTACAGCTACCAAGGAAAAAGAACAAGGTGCAGGAGATCAAGGATTAATGTTTGGATATGCTACAAACGAAACAAAAGAACTCATGCCAATGCCAATTTTACTTTCACAAAAACTTGCACAGAAATTAGCAGAGGTCAGGAAAAACAATATTCTTCCTTGGGCTAGACCTGATGGAAAAACACAAGTCTCTGTAAGGTATGAAGACAACAAACCAATAAGAATTGAGACTGTTGTAGTTTCAACACAGCATGCTCCAGAAATTTCTCAAGAAGAGATTGCAAAGGAAGTCATCGACAAAGTAATCAAACCTGTTCTAGGAAATCTTTGGAATGATGAAATTAAAATCCACATAAATCCAACAGGGAAGTTTGTAATTGGCGGCCCACATGGAGATGCAGGTTTAACTGGAAGAAAAATTATTGTTGATACCTATGGAGGATTCGGAAGACATGGGGGAGGAGCTTTTTCAGGAAAGGATCCATCCAAAGTTGATAGATCTGCATGTTACATGTGTAGATATATTGCAAAAAATCTTGTTGCAGCAGAACTAGCTGATAGGTGTGAAGTACAACTTGCATATGCAATAGGAGTTGCAGAACCAGTATCACTTTATGTCAATACTTTTGGAACAAATAAGATTCCAGAAAATGAAATAGAAAAATTAGTCAGAAAGAATTTTGATATGAAACCATCAGGTATTATCTCTCAATTAGATTTGAAAAGACCAATTTACAAAAAAACGGCATCATACGGTCACTTTGGAAGAAATGAGCCTGAATTTACTTGGGAAAAAACAGACAAGGCTGAAACATTAAAGCAGTCTGCTGGACTCTAA
- a CDS encoding U6 snRNA-associated Sm-like protein LSm6 has product MKTSEQLVSQSNSAKRPLTTLQKSTKKKVTVRLKNEVEYKGKMDNVDSYMNLIMTDAEELHDGKTIANYGRVIVRGNNVLFIKLENEL; this is encoded by the coding sequence TTGAAAACAAGTGAACAATTAGTGTCCCAATCAAATAGTGCAAAAAGACCTCTAACAACTCTTCAAAAAAGTACAAAGAAGAAAGTTACAGTAAGACTGAAAAATGAAGTAGAGTACAAGGGAAAAATGGATAATGTTGATTCATACATGAATCTGATTATGACTGATGCTGAAGAGCTTCATGATGGTAAAACAATTGCAAATTATGGAAGAGTAATCGTAAGAGGCAACAACGTATTATTCATCAAACTAGAAAATGAACTCTAG